The Dioscorea cayenensis subsp. rotundata cultivar TDr96_F1 chromosome 7, TDr96_F1_v2_PseudoChromosome.rev07_lg8_w22 25.fasta, whole genome shotgun sequence genome includes a region encoding these proteins:
- the LOC120265919 gene encoding putative receptor-like protein kinase At4g00960 isoform X2, which produces MSCLAETLLFLLLSLLACPALSDPLYQSCGTTGNYTTNSTYQSNLLTLLSSLYSNGSISGFYKNTVGTVPNDKIYGLVLCRGDINTTTCRNCLEVAMQDVLQICSNKKGALVWYDLCLLGYSNQNFLSSTNDSNPLIMYNAQNLSDPEKFNRLEVDLIVMDMIARSAANSSRRFATWETPVTVSYHKIYGLGQCTPDLSGDQCYLCLKGVFKVIPDFVYSRGLRVIGVRCNFRFELYQFYQYEEPLLPLSAPSPRSNDTNTTTTTTTTAEEESKLFDLSTLREATNNFSDANMLGEGGFGQVYKGALKDGQEIAVKRLSRTSEQGLLELRNEVVFVAKLQHRNLVRLLGCCLEEKEKLLVYEYLPNRSLDKILFDPLRSQSLEWCLRYKIIEGISRGLFYLHEDSRLKIIHRDLKASNVLLDKDMNPKISDFGLAKHFGANETHKDTGRIAGTHGYMAPEYAIYGRLSPKSDVFSYGVLALEIVTGGKNSDFEKCNPPTNLLTHVWRQWNEGNPLELVDQTLGNIFIKEQVLRCIHIGLLCVQEDPTKRPSMASVVNMLNNDSVSLPISTAPAFFISPDEVLDFVIEEDANGYNHAQMISENEVSISEIGPR; this is translated from the exons ATGTCATGCCTTGCTGAAACCTTACTGttcttattattatcattactgGCTTGTCCGGCTTTATCAGACCCGTTGTATCAGTCATGCGGCACAACCGGCAACTACACCACAAACAGCACCTACCAATCCAACCTCTTGACACTCCTCTCCTCGCTCTACTCCAATGGCTCTATTTCAGGCTTCTACAAGAACACAGTGGGCACAGTGCCCAACGACAAGATCTATGGCCTGGTCCTCTGCCGCGGCGACATTAATACTACCACTTGCCGCAACTGCCTCGAAGTCGCCATGCAAGACGTGCTCCAAATATGCTCCAACAAAAAGGGTGCACTTGTATGGTATGACCTCTGCCTCCTCGGTTATTCCAACCAAAACTTCCTCTCCTCTACCAACGACTCCAATCCCCTCATCATGTACAATGCCCAGAACTTGTCTGACCCTGAGAAGTTTAACCGGCTTGAGGTTGACCTTATAGTTATGGATATGATAGCCCGTTCTGCAGCTAACTCATCCCGGAGATTCGCCACATGGGAGACACCCGTCACTGTGTCTTACCATAAAATATACGGCTTGGGCCAGTGCACCCCGGATTTGTCTGGAGATCAGTGCTATCTATGCTTGAAAGGTGTTTTTAAGGTGATTCCTGATTTTGTATATAGTCGAGGACTGAGAGTTATTGGAGTGAGATGCAATTTCAGGTTTGAGCTGTATCAGTTCTATCAATATGAAGAGCCCCTGCTGCCACTGTCTGCTCCCTCTCCTCGGTCGAACGATACGAATACCACGACCACGACCACGACCACAGCTGAGGAAG AGTCCAAATTGTTTGATTTGAGTACCCTAAGAGAAGCTACTAACAACTTCTCTGATGCAAACATGCTAGGTGAAGGTGGATTTGGTCAGGTGTACAAG GGAGCATTGAAGGATGGGCAAGAAATAGCTGTGAAAAGGCTATCTAGGACATCTGAGCAAGGATTGTTGGAGTTGAGGAATGAGGTGGTTTTTGTTGCTAAGCTTCAACATAGGAACCTTGTAAGGTTATTGGGATGTTGtttagaagagaaggaaaagctTCTTGTCTATGAGTACCTTCCAAATAGGAGTCTTGACAAGATTCTATTTG ATCCTCTTAGAAGCCAATCATTGGAGTGGTGTCTAAGATACAAGATTATTGAAGGCATTAGTCGAGGACTTTTTTATCTTCATGAAGATTCACGTCTAAAAATTATTCATCGAGACTTAAAGGCAAGTAATGTTTTGCTAGACAAGGATATGAACCCAAAAATTTCTGACTTCGGTCTTGCTAAGCATTTCGGGGCAAATGAGACACATAAAGACACAGGAAGAATTGCTGGAACACA TGGATACATGGCGCCTGAGTATGCTATTTATGGAAGATTGTCACCCAAATCAGATGTTTTCAGCTATGGTGTCTTGGCCTTGGAGATTGTGACTGGTGGAAAAAATAGTGACTTTGAAAAATGTAATCCTCCAACAAACCTTCTCACCCAT GTTTGGCGGCAATGGAATGAAGGGAATCCATTGGAGTTGGTTGACCAAACTCTTGGTAACATATTCATCAAAGAACAGGTGTTGAGATGCATCCATATTGGGTTACTTTGTGTCCAAGAAGACCCAACAAAGAGACCTAGCATGGCTTCAGTTGTGAACATGCTCAACAATGACTCTGTTTCTCTTCCAATATCTACTGCACCAGCTTTCTTCATCTCACCGGATGAAGTTCTTGATTTTGTTATCGAGGAGGATGCCAATGGATATAATCATGCCCAGATGATCTCTGAAAATGAAGTATCTATCTCTGAAATAGGCCCTCGATAA
- the LOC120265919 gene encoding putative receptor-like protein kinase At4g00960 isoform X3: MSCLAETLLFLLLSLLACPALSDPLYQSCGTTGNYTTNSTYQSNLLTLLSSLYSNGSISGFYKNTVGTVPNDKIYGLVLCRGDINTTTCRNCLEVAMQDVLQICSNKKGALVWYDLCLLGYSNQNFLSSTNDSNPLIMYNAQNLSDPEKFNRLEVDLIVMDMIARSAANSSRRFATWETPVTVSYHKIYGLGQCTPDLSGDQCYLCLKGVFKVIPDFVYSRGLRVIGVRCNFRFELYQFYQYEEPLLPLSAPSPRSNDTNTTTTTTTTAEEGEGGFGQVYKGALKDGQEIAVKRLSRTSEQGLLELRNEVVFVAKLQHRNLVRLLGCCLEEKEKLLVYEYLPNRSLDKILFDPLRSQSLEWCLRYKIIEGISRGLFYLHEDSRLKIIHRDLKASNVLLDKDMNPKISDFGLAKHFGANETHKDTGRIAGTHGYMAPEYAIYGRLSPKSDVFSYGVLALEIVTGGKNSDFEKCNPPTNLLTHVWRQWNEGNPLELVDQTLGNIFIKEQVLRCIHIGLLCVQEDPTKRPSMASVVNMLNNDSVSLPISTAPAFFISPDEVLDFVIEEDANGYNHAQMISENEVSISEIGPR; encoded by the exons ATGTCATGCCTTGCTGAAACCTTACTGttcttattattatcattactgGCTTGTCCGGCTTTATCAGACCCGTTGTATCAGTCATGCGGCACAACCGGCAACTACACCACAAACAGCACCTACCAATCCAACCTCTTGACACTCCTCTCCTCGCTCTACTCCAATGGCTCTATTTCAGGCTTCTACAAGAACACAGTGGGCACAGTGCCCAACGACAAGATCTATGGCCTGGTCCTCTGCCGCGGCGACATTAATACTACCACTTGCCGCAACTGCCTCGAAGTCGCCATGCAAGACGTGCTCCAAATATGCTCCAACAAAAAGGGTGCACTTGTATGGTATGACCTCTGCCTCCTCGGTTATTCCAACCAAAACTTCCTCTCCTCTACCAACGACTCCAATCCCCTCATCATGTACAATGCCCAGAACTTGTCTGACCCTGAGAAGTTTAACCGGCTTGAGGTTGACCTTATAGTTATGGATATGATAGCCCGTTCTGCAGCTAACTCATCCCGGAGATTCGCCACATGGGAGACACCCGTCACTGTGTCTTACCATAAAATATACGGCTTGGGCCAGTGCACCCCGGATTTGTCTGGAGATCAGTGCTATCTATGCTTGAAAGGTGTTTTTAAGGTGATTCCTGATTTTGTATATAGTCGAGGACTGAGAGTTATTGGAGTGAGATGCAATTTCAGGTTTGAGCTGTATCAGTTCTATCAATATGAAGAGCCCCTGCTGCCACTGTCTGCTCCCTCTCCTCGGTCGAACGATACGAATACCACGACCACGACCACGACCACAGCTGAGGAAG GTGAAGGTGGATTTGGTCAGGTGTACAAG GGAGCATTGAAGGATGGGCAAGAAATAGCTGTGAAAAGGCTATCTAGGACATCTGAGCAAGGATTGTTGGAGTTGAGGAATGAGGTGGTTTTTGTTGCTAAGCTTCAACATAGGAACCTTGTAAGGTTATTGGGATGTTGtttagaagagaaggaaaagctTCTTGTCTATGAGTACCTTCCAAATAGGAGTCTTGACAAGATTCTATTTG ATCCTCTTAGAAGCCAATCATTGGAGTGGTGTCTAAGATACAAGATTATTGAAGGCATTAGTCGAGGACTTTTTTATCTTCATGAAGATTCACGTCTAAAAATTATTCATCGAGACTTAAAGGCAAGTAATGTTTTGCTAGACAAGGATATGAACCCAAAAATTTCTGACTTCGGTCTTGCTAAGCATTTCGGGGCAAATGAGACACATAAAGACACAGGAAGAATTGCTGGAACACA TGGATACATGGCGCCTGAGTATGCTATTTATGGAAGATTGTCACCCAAATCAGATGTTTTCAGCTATGGTGTCTTGGCCTTGGAGATTGTGACTGGTGGAAAAAATAGTGACTTTGAAAAATGTAATCCTCCAACAAACCTTCTCACCCAT GTTTGGCGGCAATGGAATGAAGGGAATCCATTGGAGTTGGTTGACCAAACTCTTGGTAACATATTCATCAAAGAACAGGTGTTGAGATGCATCCATATTGGGTTACTTTGTGTCCAAGAAGACCCAACAAAGAGACCTAGCATGGCTTCAGTTGTGAACATGCTCAACAATGACTCTGTTTCTCTTCCAATATCTACTGCACCAGCTTTCTTCATCTCACCGGATGAAGTTCTTGATTTTGTTATCGAGGAGGATGCCAATGGATATAATCATGCCCAGATGATCTCTGAAAATGAAGTATCTATCTCTGAAATAGGCCCTCGATAA
- the LOC120265009 gene encoding uncharacterized protein LOC120265009: protein MASGSGTPEFSHPSLPVFKGDGYERWSVKMMTLFQSLDLWSVVEQGSLKEGIDEQKKEMAVKRHTLGQKFDVLQMRENEDIQQYVSRVISLVNQFKGLRYDLEEKEVVAKVMRSVIPKFDNVITTIEEARDLDKLIFSELSGGLQAYEARFDRFSDSAADDKVFYMKGESSSGADSEGYRGRRFSRARGRFMRGRGRSFSEGRGRSNFHHDYRQYQQQQFNSNLRDFGSPRHGGRQYGGQKSGRGMFRNVQFFNCGKFGHMKSHCWHQGPSSRNEQGSSSRSDQGSSEAGRLFMVHEGMEVNHTDIWLLDSRASNHMTGRKNFFHQLDELIMHTVRLGDDKEVAVKGKVQRNGNNLYPVVFSEVDLANIVISACVYGKQTRLPFGSGTTWRARGRLQMVHADVCGPMQIESHGERQTVEKLRTIRTDKGGEFLSREFEAFCENLGIRHELTAPYTPQQNGLAERKNRVLIEKARCILKFSKLPNEFWTEAVLTAAYISNISPTKAIFNKTPFESWFGLKPKIHHLRTFGCIAYPHMQKVQKLDDRAVKGILIRYAYAAKAYRIYIPSSKKVIISRDVTFAENHYKKLLN from the exons ATGGCATCTGGTTCTGGTACGCCAGAGTTCTCACATCCTTCGTTACCGGTGTTTAAAGGAGATGGCTATGAGAGATGGAGTGTCAAGATGATGACACTATTTCAGAGCCTGGATTTGTGGTCAGTTGTGGAGCAAGGGTCCCTAAAAGAAGGCATAGATGAACAAAAGAAGGAGA TGGCAGTGAAGAGACACACCCTCGGACAGAAGTTTGATGTTCTTCAAATGCGGGAGAATGAAGATATACAACAATATGTTTCTAGAGTTATTTCCTTGGTGAATCAATTTAAAGGTCTTAGGTatgacttagaagaaaaagaagttgtTGCAAAGGTGATGAGAAGTGTTATACCAAAGTTTGACAATGTGATTACAACTATCGAGGAAGCTAGAGATCTTGATAAACTGATATTTAGTGAATTGAGTGGGGGCTTACAAGCATATGAGGCAAGGTTCGATAGATTCAGTGATAGTGCAGCAGATGATAAAGTATTTTACATGAAAGGAGAGTCTTCTTCAGGTGCTGACAGTGAAGGTTACCGAGGTAGAAGGTTTTCTAGAGCAAGGGGCAGATTCATGAGAGGTAGAGGCAGAAGTTTTAGTGAAGGAAGAGGCAGAAGTAATTTTCATCATGATTATAGACAATATCAGCAGCAACAGTTCAATTCAAATTTAAGAGATTTTGGTAGTCCAAGACATGGTGGAAGGCAATATGGTGGTCAGAAGTCTGGTAGAGGAATGTTTCGGAATGTCCAATTCTTCAATTGTGGGAAATTTGGACATATGAAATCTCATTGTTGGCATCAAGGCCCAAGTTCTAGGAATGAACAAGGTTCAAGCTCTAGAAGTGATCAAGGTTCAAGTGAAGCTGGACGTTTATTTATGGTGCATGAAGGAATGGAAGTGAATCATACTGACATTTGGTTATTAGATAGTAGAGCTTCTAATCACATGACTGgaagaaagaatttttttcatcagcTAGATGAATTGATCATGCATACAGTAAGATTGGGTGATGACAAGGAGGTGGCAGTGAAAGGAAAAG TGCAAAGGAATGGCAATAATCTATATCCTGTTGTGTTTTCTGAAGTTGATCTGGCTAATATTGTGATCAGTG CTTGTGTATATGGCAAGCAAACTAGATTACCATTTGGTTCTGGCACTACTTGGAGAGCCAGGGGTAGATTGCAGATGGTTCATGCTGATGTCTGTGGACCTATGCAAATAGAATCTCATGGAG AAAGGCAGACTGTTGAGAAACTCAGAACTATTAGAACTGACAAAGGGGGTGAATTTTTATCACGTGAATTTGAAGCTTTCTGTGAAAATCTGGGTATAAGGCATGAGTTGACAGCCCCATATACACCTCAGCAAAATGGGCTTGCAGAGAGGAAAAATAGAGTATTGATCGAAAAGGCAAGATGTATACTAAAATTCAGTAAATTGCCAAATGAGTTTTGGACAGAAGCTGTGTTGACAGCTGCCTATATTTCAAACATCTCTCCTACTAAGGCAATCTTCAATAAAACTCCATTTGAAAGTTGGTTTGGGTTGAAGCCAAAAATACATCACTTGAGGACATTTGGATGTATTGCTTATCCTCATATGCAAAAGGTACAGAAATTGGATGACAGAGCTGTCAAAGGAATACTTATTAGGTATGCTTACGCAGCTAAAGCTTACAGGATATATATTCCAAGTTCAAAGAAAGTAATTATTAGCAGAGATGTGACTTTTGCAGAGAATCACTACAAGAAACTATTGAATTAG
- the LOC120265919 gene encoding cysteine-rich receptor-like protein kinase 10 isoform X5 has translation MSCLAETLLFLLLSLLACPALSDPLYQSCGTTGNYTTNSTYQSNLLTLLSSLYSNGSISGFYKNTVGTVPNDKIYGLVLCRGDINTTTCRNCLEVAMQDVLQICSNKKGALVWYDLCLLGYSNQNFLSSTNDSNPLIMYNAQNLSDPEKFNRLEVDLIVMDMIARSAANSSRRFATWETPVTVSYHKIYGLGQCTPDLSGDQCYLCLKGVFKVIPDFVYSRGLRVIGVRCNFRFELYQFYQYEEPLLPLSAPSPRSNDTNTTTTTTTTAEEGSRNHAGMVVLYVALPFIASIVLLSLIYVIFWGRTNRKLVFFPEIKDETLLTSAESKLFDLSTLREATNNFSDANMLGEGGFGQVYKGALKDGQEIAVKRLSRTSEQGLLELRNEVVFVAKLQHRNLVRLLGCCLEEKEKLLVYEYLPNRSLDKILFDPLRSQSLEWCLRYKIIEGISRGLFYLHEDSRLKIIHRDLKASNVLLDKDMNPKISDFGLAKHFGANETHKDTGRIAGTQFGGNGMKGIHWSWLTKLLVTYSSKNRC, from the exons ATGTCATGCCTTGCTGAAACCTTACTGttcttattattatcattactgGCTTGTCCGGCTTTATCAGACCCGTTGTATCAGTCATGCGGCACAACCGGCAACTACACCACAAACAGCACCTACCAATCCAACCTCTTGACACTCCTCTCCTCGCTCTACTCCAATGGCTCTATTTCAGGCTTCTACAAGAACACAGTGGGCACAGTGCCCAACGACAAGATCTATGGCCTGGTCCTCTGCCGCGGCGACATTAATACTACCACTTGCCGCAACTGCCTCGAAGTCGCCATGCAAGACGTGCTCCAAATATGCTCCAACAAAAAGGGTGCACTTGTATGGTATGACCTCTGCCTCCTCGGTTATTCCAACCAAAACTTCCTCTCCTCTACCAACGACTCCAATCCCCTCATCATGTACAATGCCCAGAACTTGTCTGACCCTGAGAAGTTTAACCGGCTTGAGGTTGACCTTATAGTTATGGATATGATAGCCCGTTCTGCAGCTAACTCATCCCGGAGATTCGCCACATGGGAGACACCCGTCACTGTGTCTTACCATAAAATATACGGCTTGGGCCAGTGCACCCCGGATTTGTCTGGAGATCAGTGCTATCTATGCTTGAAAGGTGTTTTTAAGGTGATTCCTGATTTTGTATATAGTCGAGGACTGAGAGTTATTGGAGTGAGATGCAATTTCAGGTTTGAGCTGTATCAGTTCTATCAATATGAAGAGCCCCTGCTGCCACTGTCTGCTCCCTCTCCTCGGTCGAACGATACGAATACCACGACCACGACCACGACCACAGCTGAGGAAG GAAGCAGGAACCATGCAGGAATGGTTGTTCTTTATGTTGCCCTTCCTTTCATTGCTTCCATAGTGCTTCTCTCTCttatttatgtgattttttgGGGGAGAACTAATAGGAAGCTGGTATTCTTTCCTGAAATTAAAGATGAAACACTATTGACAAGTGCAGAGTCCAAATTGTTTGATTTGAGTACCCTAAGAGAAGCTACTAACAACTTCTCTGATGCAAACATGCTAGGTGAAGGTGGATTTGGTCAGGTGTACAAG GGAGCATTGAAGGATGGGCAAGAAATAGCTGTGAAAAGGCTATCTAGGACATCTGAGCAAGGATTGTTGGAGTTGAGGAATGAGGTGGTTTTTGTTGCTAAGCTTCAACATAGGAACCTTGTAAGGTTATTGGGATGTTGtttagaagagaaggaaaagctTCTTGTCTATGAGTACCTTCCAAATAGGAGTCTTGACAAGATTCTATTTG ATCCTCTTAGAAGCCAATCATTGGAGTGGTGTCTAAGATACAAGATTATTGAAGGCATTAGTCGAGGACTTTTTTATCTTCATGAAGATTCACGTCTAAAAATTATTCATCGAGACTTAAAGGCAAGTAATGTTTTGCTAGACAAGGATATGAACCCAAAAATTTCTGACTTCGGTCTTGCTAAGCATTTCGGGGCAAATGAGACACATAAAGACACAGGAAGAATTGCTGGAACACA GTTTGGCGGCAATGGAATGAAGGGAATCCATTGGAGTTGGTTGACCAAACTCTTGGTAACATATTCATCAAAGAACAGGTGTTGA
- the LOC120265919 gene encoding cysteine-rich receptor-like protein kinase 10 isoform X4: MSCLAETLLFLLLSLLACPALSDPLYQSCGTTGNYTTNSTYQSNLLTLLSSLYSNGSISGFYKNTVGTVPNDKIYGLVLCRGDINTTTCRNCLEVAMQDVLQICSNKKGALVWYDLCLLGYSNQNFLSSTNDSNPLIMYNAQNLSDPEKFNRLEVDLIVMDMIARSAANSSRRFATWETPVTVSYHKIYGLGQCTPDLSGDQCYLCLKGVFKVIPDFVYSRGLRVIGVRCNFRFELYQFYQYEEPLLPLSAPSPRSNDTNTTTTTTTTAEEGSRNHAGMVVLYVALPFIASIVLLSLIYVIFWGRTNRKLVFFPEIKDETLLTSAESKLFDLSTLREATNNFSDANMLGEGGFGQVYKGALKDGQEIAVKRLSRTSEQGLLELRNEVVFVAKLQHRNLVRLLGCCLEEKEKLLVYEYLPNRSLDKILFDPLRSQSLEWCLRYKIIEGISRGLFYLHEDSRLKIIHRDLKASNVLLDKDMNPKISDFGLAKHFGANETHKDTGRIAGTHGYMAPEYAIYGRLSPKSDVFSYGVLALEIVTGGKNSDFEKCLAAME; encoded by the exons ATGTCATGCCTTGCTGAAACCTTACTGttcttattattatcattactgGCTTGTCCGGCTTTATCAGACCCGTTGTATCAGTCATGCGGCACAACCGGCAACTACACCACAAACAGCACCTACCAATCCAACCTCTTGACACTCCTCTCCTCGCTCTACTCCAATGGCTCTATTTCAGGCTTCTACAAGAACACAGTGGGCACAGTGCCCAACGACAAGATCTATGGCCTGGTCCTCTGCCGCGGCGACATTAATACTACCACTTGCCGCAACTGCCTCGAAGTCGCCATGCAAGACGTGCTCCAAATATGCTCCAACAAAAAGGGTGCACTTGTATGGTATGACCTCTGCCTCCTCGGTTATTCCAACCAAAACTTCCTCTCCTCTACCAACGACTCCAATCCCCTCATCATGTACAATGCCCAGAACTTGTCTGACCCTGAGAAGTTTAACCGGCTTGAGGTTGACCTTATAGTTATGGATATGATAGCCCGTTCTGCAGCTAACTCATCCCGGAGATTCGCCACATGGGAGACACCCGTCACTGTGTCTTACCATAAAATATACGGCTTGGGCCAGTGCACCCCGGATTTGTCTGGAGATCAGTGCTATCTATGCTTGAAAGGTGTTTTTAAGGTGATTCCTGATTTTGTATATAGTCGAGGACTGAGAGTTATTGGAGTGAGATGCAATTTCAGGTTTGAGCTGTATCAGTTCTATCAATATGAAGAGCCCCTGCTGCCACTGTCTGCTCCCTCTCCTCGGTCGAACGATACGAATACCACGACCACGACCACGACCACAGCTGAGGAAG GAAGCAGGAACCATGCAGGAATGGTTGTTCTTTATGTTGCCCTTCCTTTCATTGCTTCCATAGTGCTTCTCTCTCttatttatgtgattttttgGGGGAGAACTAATAGGAAGCTGGTATTCTTTCCTGAAATTAAAGATGAAACACTATTGACAAGTGCAGAGTCCAAATTGTTTGATTTGAGTACCCTAAGAGAAGCTACTAACAACTTCTCTGATGCAAACATGCTAGGTGAAGGTGGATTTGGTCAGGTGTACAAG GGAGCATTGAAGGATGGGCAAGAAATAGCTGTGAAAAGGCTATCTAGGACATCTGAGCAAGGATTGTTGGAGTTGAGGAATGAGGTGGTTTTTGTTGCTAAGCTTCAACATAGGAACCTTGTAAGGTTATTGGGATGTTGtttagaagagaaggaaaagctTCTTGTCTATGAGTACCTTCCAAATAGGAGTCTTGACAAGATTCTATTTG ATCCTCTTAGAAGCCAATCATTGGAGTGGTGTCTAAGATACAAGATTATTGAAGGCATTAGTCGAGGACTTTTTTATCTTCATGAAGATTCACGTCTAAAAATTATTCATCGAGACTTAAAGGCAAGTAATGTTTTGCTAGACAAGGATATGAACCCAAAAATTTCTGACTTCGGTCTTGCTAAGCATTTCGGGGCAAATGAGACACATAAAGACACAGGAAGAATTGCTGGAACACA TGGATACATGGCGCCTGAGTATGCTATTTATGGAAGATTGTCACCCAAATCAGATGTTTTCAGCTATGGTGTCTTGGCCTTGGAGATTGTGACTGGTGGAAAAAATAGTGACTTTGAAAAAT GTTTGGCGGCAATGGAATGA
- the LOC120265919 gene encoding putative receptor-like protein kinase At4g00960 isoform X1, with the protein MSCLAETLLFLLLSLLACPALSDPLYQSCGTTGNYTTNSTYQSNLLTLLSSLYSNGSISGFYKNTVGTVPNDKIYGLVLCRGDINTTTCRNCLEVAMQDVLQICSNKKGALVWYDLCLLGYSNQNFLSSTNDSNPLIMYNAQNLSDPEKFNRLEVDLIVMDMIARSAANSSRRFATWETPVTVSYHKIYGLGQCTPDLSGDQCYLCLKGVFKVIPDFVYSRGLRVIGVRCNFRFELYQFYQYEEPLLPLSAPSPRSNDTNTTTTTTTTAEEGSRNHAGMVVLYVALPFIASIVLLSLIYVIFWGRTNRKLVFFPEIKDETLLTSAESKLFDLSTLREATNNFSDANMLGEGGFGQVYKGALKDGQEIAVKRLSRTSEQGLLELRNEVVFVAKLQHRNLVRLLGCCLEEKEKLLVYEYLPNRSLDKILFDPLRSQSLEWCLRYKIIEGISRGLFYLHEDSRLKIIHRDLKASNVLLDKDMNPKISDFGLAKHFGANETHKDTGRIAGTHGYMAPEYAIYGRLSPKSDVFSYGVLALEIVTGGKNSDFEKCNPPTNLLTHVWRQWNEGNPLELVDQTLGNIFIKEQVLRCIHIGLLCVQEDPTKRPSMASVVNMLNNDSVSLPISTAPAFFISPDEVLDFVIEEDANGYNHAQMISENEVSISEIGPR; encoded by the exons ATGTCATGCCTTGCTGAAACCTTACTGttcttattattatcattactgGCTTGTCCGGCTTTATCAGACCCGTTGTATCAGTCATGCGGCACAACCGGCAACTACACCACAAACAGCACCTACCAATCCAACCTCTTGACACTCCTCTCCTCGCTCTACTCCAATGGCTCTATTTCAGGCTTCTACAAGAACACAGTGGGCACAGTGCCCAACGACAAGATCTATGGCCTGGTCCTCTGCCGCGGCGACATTAATACTACCACTTGCCGCAACTGCCTCGAAGTCGCCATGCAAGACGTGCTCCAAATATGCTCCAACAAAAAGGGTGCACTTGTATGGTATGACCTCTGCCTCCTCGGTTATTCCAACCAAAACTTCCTCTCCTCTACCAACGACTCCAATCCCCTCATCATGTACAATGCCCAGAACTTGTCTGACCCTGAGAAGTTTAACCGGCTTGAGGTTGACCTTATAGTTATGGATATGATAGCCCGTTCTGCAGCTAACTCATCCCGGAGATTCGCCACATGGGAGACACCCGTCACTGTGTCTTACCATAAAATATACGGCTTGGGCCAGTGCACCCCGGATTTGTCTGGAGATCAGTGCTATCTATGCTTGAAAGGTGTTTTTAAGGTGATTCCTGATTTTGTATATAGTCGAGGACTGAGAGTTATTGGAGTGAGATGCAATTTCAGGTTTGAGCTGTATCAGTTCTATCAATATGAAGAGCCCCTGCTGCCACTGTCTGCTCCCTCTCCTCGGTCGAACGATACGAATACCACGACCACGACCACGACCACAGCTGAGGAAG GAAGCAGGAACCATGCAGGAATGGTTGTTCTTTATGTTGCCCTTCCTTTCATTGCTTCCATAGTGCTTCTCTCTCttatttatgtgattttttgGGGGAGAACTAATAGGAAGCTGGTATTCTTTCCTGAAATTAAAGATGAAACACTATTGACAAGTGCAGAGTCCAAATTGTTTGATTTGAGTACCCTAAGAGAAGCTACTAACAACTTCTCTGATGCAAACATGCTAGGTGAAGGTGGATTTGGTCAGGTGTACAAG GGAGCATTGAAGGATGGGCAAGAAATAGCTGTGAAAAGGCTATCTAGGACATCTGAGCAAGGATTGTTGGAGTTGAGGAATGAGGTGGTTTTTGTTGCTAAGCTTCAACATAGGAACCTTGTAAGGTTATTGGGATGTTGtttagaagagaaggaaaagctTCTTGTCTATGAGTACCTTCCAAATAGGAGTCTTGACAAGATTCTATTTG ATCCTCTTAGAAGCCAATCATTGGAGTGGTGTCTAAGATACAAGATTATTGAAGGCATTAGTCGAGGACTTTTTTATCTTCATGAAGATTCACGTCTAAAAATTATTCATCGAGACTTAAAGGCAAGTAATGTTTTGCTAGACAAGGATATGAACCCAAAAATTTCTGACTTCGGTCTTGCTAAGCATTTCGGGGCAAATGAGACACATAAAGACACAGGAAGAATTGCTGGAACACA TGGATACATGGCGCCTGAGTATGCTATTTATGGAAGATTGTCACCCAAATCAGATGTTTTCAGCTATGGTGTCTTGGCCTTGGAGATTGTGACTGGTGGAAAAAATAGTGACTTTGAAAAATGTAATCCTCCAACAAACCTTCTCACCCAT GTTTGGCGGCAATGGAATGAAGGGAATCCATTGGAGTTGGTTGACCAAACTCTTGGTAACATATTCATCAAAGAACAGGTGTTGAGATGCATCCATATTGGGTTACTTTGTGTCCAAGAAGACCCAACAAAGAGACCTAGCATGGCTTCAGTTGTGAACATGCTCAACAATGACTCTGTTTCTCTTCCAATATCTACTGCACCAGCTTTCTTCATCTCACCGGATGAAGTTCTTGATTTTGTTATCGAGGAGGATGCCAATGGATATAATCATGCCCAGATGATCTCTGAAAATGAAGTATCTATCTCTGAAATAGGCCCTCGATAA